In one window of Alphaproteobacteria bacterium DNA:
- a CDS encoding energy transducer TonB → MRISALISFALHVALFLVAWLGIPASHPEIVPMQVIEVELETEVATLEPPKPAPASEPEKASPPPPAAPPPPAPPPAPPPPPPPPAPEPPQPVAPPEPVETPKPEPEPAPVPEPKPEVAEIPTPEVKPEPTPEPPKAAPSPRPKPKPKPRPKPQVVAKPEPKTEPEPKPKDDFASVLKTVSKLEKQASKPEKKPEKKPEKTLQEQVAEALSRSREPAPQALTPALSDSDLDAIRRQIERCWSLPAGARDAQNMTVEIRMLMNPDGRVRSASIVDSARAANDGFYRAMAESALRAVLKPACQPLRLPLEKYDEWRVMILNFDPRGMF, encoded by the coding sequence ATGAGAATTTCGGCGCTCATATCGTTTGCATTGCATGTGGCATTGTTTCTGGTGGCCTGGCTGGGAATTCCGGCGTCGCATCCCGAAATCGTGCCGATGCAGGTGATCGAGGTCGAACTGGAAACCGAGGTGGCCACGCTCGAGCCGCCAAAACCGGCCCCTGCCTCCGAACCCGAGAAGGCGTCTCCGCCGCCCCCGGCTGCACCGCCCCCGCCTGCGCCGCCGCCCGCACCGCCGCCACCGCCGCCACCACCCGCGCCGGAACCACCGCAGCCCGTGGCGCCGCCGGAACCTGTCGAGACGCCGAAGCCGGAACCCGAACCGGCGCCCGTGCCGGAACCGAAGCCGGAAGTGGCGGAAATTCCGACTCCGGAGGTCAAGCCCGAACCCACGCCGGAGCCGCCGAAAGCCGCGCCGTCGCCGCGCCCGAAGCCGAAGCCGAAGCCCAGACCGAAACCGCAGGTCGTGGCGAAGCCGGAGCCAAAAACAGAACCGGAGCCCAAGCCAAAGGACGATTTCGCCTCGGTGCTGAAGACCGTCAGCAAGCTCGAAAAGCAGGCGTCGAAGCCGGAGAAAAAACCAGAGAAAAAGCCGGAGAAGACGCTGCAGGAGCAGGTCGCCGAGGCTCTGAGCCGCAGTCGGGAACCGGCGCCACAGGCGCTGACGCCGGCATTGTCCGACAGCGACCTGGACGCCATCCGCCGTCAGATCGAGCGATGCTGGAGTCTGCCGGCGGGGGCCCGCGATGCCCAGAACATGACGGTGGAAATCCGGATGCTGATGAATCCCGACGGCCGGGTCCGGTCGGCATCCATCGTCGATTCGGCGCGGGCGGCAAACGACGGCTTTTATCGCGCCATGGCGGAAAGTGCGCTCCGCGCGGTGCTGAAACCAGCGTGTCAGCCCTTGCGACTGCCCCTGGAAAAATACGATGAATGGCGCGTCATGATCCTGAATTTCGATCCGCGAGGCATGTTTTGA
- a CDS encoding 5-formyltetrahydrofolate cyclo-ligase, translating into MASLSEQKNRLRLTATARRDAVARGNDIGAALCARYDDVVRATGDMGWVSAVSGFWPIGSEANAMPLLRLLGGRGHDMALPIVPRRGEPLDFRRWRPEDPMDTGPFGISEPQSGTPVVEPDLLLVPLLAFDRAGCRLGYGGGYYDRTLARLRARKRILAVGVAYAAQECAIVPCEEGDAPLDWVLTESAAIPVAPEMQLRQEPA; encoded by the coding sequence ATGGCTTCGCTTTCCGAACAGAAAAATCGACTGCGCCTGACGGCGACAGCGCGGCGCGATGCCGTTGCGCGCGGCAACGATATCGGCGCGGCGCTTTGCGCCCGGTATGATGATGTTGTACGTGCCACTGGCGATATGGGCTGGGTCTCGGCCGTTTCCGGTTTCTGGCCGATCGGCAGCGAGGCGAATGCCATGCCTTTGCTGCGGCTGCTGGGCGGGCGAGGCCACGATATGGCGCTTCCGATCGTGCCGCGACGCGGCGAACCGCTGGATTTCCGGCGCTGGCGCCCGGAGGATCCGATGGATACCGGCCCGTTTGGCATCTCCGAGCCGCAATCCGGGACGCCGGTGGTCGAGCCGGACCTGCTGCTGGTGCCGTTGCTGGCATTCGACCGGGCCGGATGCCGGCTGGGCTATGGCGGCGGGTATTACGATCGCACACTGGCCCGGCTGCGGGCGCGCAAACGCATTCTCGCCGTCGGCGTGGCATATGCGGCGCAGGAATGCGCCATCGTACCCTGCGAAGAGGGCGACGCGCCGCTCGATTGGGTTCTGACCGAATCCGCCGCCATTCCCGTGGCGCCGGAAATGCAATTGCGACAGGAGCCGGCATGA
- the tolQ gene encoding protein TolQ, translating into MDQTVIQAAELAGSVDAANFSVWGLFIQATWIVKIVMIILLLASVWSWAIIFEKVWKMRRLQRSATVFEDEFWSGGSLDALYEKIGRQAENPMTAIFTAAMREWRRSSSRGLQRSEMSHAGMQQRIERVMQVTLDREMVRLERYMTFLASVGSTAPFVGLFGTVYGIMNSFQSIALTKQTSLAVVAPGIAEALFATALGLVAAIPAVIAYNKISTDLGRYASRLEAFAAEFTAIMSRQLEEAE; encoded by the coding sequence ATGGATCAAACGGTCATTCAGGCTGCCGAACTTGCAGGATCGGTCGATGCCGCCAATTTTTCGGTTTGGGGTCTGTTCATACAGGCAACCTGGATCGTCAAGATTGTCATGATTATCCTTCTGCTGGCCTCCGTCTGGAGCTGGGCGATCATATTTGAAAAAGTATGGAAAATGCGGCGCCTGCAGCGCTCCGCGACCGTTTTCGAGGACGAGTTCTGGTCCGGCGGGTCGCTCGATGCGCTGTACGAGAAAATCGGGCGGCAGGCGGAAAACCCGATGACGGCGATCTTTACGGCGGCGATGCGGGAATGGCGACGTTCGTCCTCCCGGGGACTGCAGCGCAGCGAAATGTCCCATGCCGGCATGCAGCAGCGGATCGAGCGTGTCATGCAGGTGACGCTGGACCGGGAAATGGTGCGTCTGGAGCGGTATATGACCTTTCTGGCCTCCGTCGGATCGACGGCGCCCTTCGTCGGGCTGTTCGGAACGGTCTACGGGATCATGAACAGTTTCCAGTCAATTGCGTTAACCAAGCAGACCAGTCTGGCGGTGGTGGCGCCAGGTATCGCGGAAGCGCTGTTCGCCACGGCGCTGGGGCTGGTCGCGGCGATTCCCGCGGTCATCGCCTATAACAAGATTTCGACGGACCTGGGACGCTACGCGAGCCGCCTGGAAGCCTTCGCAGCGGAATTCACGGCGATCATGTCCCGTCAGTTAGAGGAGGCGGAGTGA
- the ruvC gene encoding crossover junction endodeoxyribonuclease RuvC, whose translation MRLIGLDPGLRNTGWGIIDVDGNRLQHVADGTVRPAVNQDLAGRLRDLHEGLAQVLAEFAPDEAAVEETFVNKNAVSTLKLGEARGVVVLAPALAGLRVAEYSANRVKKSVVGAGHATKEQVQMMVGRLLPGCRFSSPDAADALAVAICHAHYAETDRRLRLTEVAL comes from the coding sequence ATGCGACTGATCGGTCTTGATCCTGGCCTCCGGAATACCGGGTGGGGCATTATCGATGTCGACGGTAACCGGCTGCAGCATGTCGCCGACGGAACCGTGCGTCCGGCCGTGAATCAGGATCTGGCGGGCCGGCTGCGCGATCTGCATGAGGGCCTGGCGCAGGTGCTGGCCGAATTCGCGCCGGATGAAGCGGCGGTCGAGGAAACCTTCGTGAACAAGAACGCCGTATCGACGCTGAAGCTGGGCGAGGCGCGCGGCGTCGTCGTGCTGGCGCCGGCCCTGGCCGGCTTGCGGGTCGCGGAATATTCCGCCAACCGGGTCAAGAAATCCGTCGTCGGCGCCGGGCATGCGACCAAGGAACAGGTGCAGATGATGGTCGGCCGGCTGCTGCCCGGCTGCCGTTTTTCCAGCCCCGATGCGGCTGATGCGCTGGCGGTGGCCATCTGCCATGCCCATTACGCGGAAACCGACCGGCGGTTGCGCCTCACGGAGGTGGCCCTGTGA
- a CDS encoding response regulator, producing MAYDFKLLNILLVEDDPSMRALVRDILVAFGIQNVHTASDGSQAYAELRHFAADIVITDWVMEPLDGIDFTRMIRSAADSPNPFVPIIMLTSHTARKRVMEARDVGVTEFLAKPITANGLYTRIATIIEHPRQFVRTSVYFGPDRRRTIKDFMGLDRRGGGDDDDN from the coding sequence ATGGCATATGATTTCAAGCTGCTGAATATCCTGCTCGTCGAGGACGATCCCTCGATGCGGGCACTTGTCCGCGACATTCTGGTCGCCTTCGGCATCCAGAACGTCCACACAGCGTCCGACGGCAGCCAGGCCTATGCGGAACTGCGTCATTTCGCCGCCGATATTGTCATTACCGACTGGGTAATGGAACCGCTGGACGGTATCGATTTTACCCGGATGATACGCTCCGCCGCGGACAGTCCGAACCCGTTTGTGCCGATCATCATGCTCACCAGCCACACGGCGCGAAAGAGGGTCATGGAAGCGCGGGATGTGGGCGTCACCGAATTTCTGGCAAAACCCATTACGGCAAACGGGCTTTACACGCGAATCGCGACGATTATCGAACATCCCCGCCAGTTCGTCCGGACCTCGGTCTATTTCGGGCCGGACAGGCGGCGAACGATCAAGGATTTCATGGGTCTGGACCGGCGCGGCGGCGGAGACGACGATGACAACTGA
- the ruvB gene encoding Holliday junction branch migration DNA helicase RuvB, with translation MNGEVERLVTPEFIGSDAPDTSLRPQTLAEFVGQRAVCENLSVFIEAARGRGEPLDHTIFYGPPGLGKTTLAQIVARELGASFRATSGPVLAKAGDLAALLTNLQPRDVLFIDEIHRMHPAVEEILYPAMEDFQLDLIIGEGPAARSIRIDLPPFTLVGATTRTGLITTPLRERFGIPLRMNFYTDAELQSIIERGARLLGMALESEGAAEIARRSRGTPRVAGRLLRRVRDFASVAGQPTVDAKIADSALARLDVDAAGLDAMDRRFLSCMAENYGGGPVGAETLAVALAEQRDAIEEVIEPYLIQQGLVQRTSRGRILTGKGWTYLGLDAPVASPQQPDLLDQGEESGLV, from the coding sequence ATGAACGGGGAAGTCGAACGGCTCGTGACACCGGAGTTCATCGGTTCGGATGCCCCCGATACCAGCCTGCGGCCGCAGACCCTGGCCGAATTCGTGGGTCAGCGCGCAGTCTGCGAAAACCTCTCCGTCTTTATCGAAGCGGCGCGCGGCCGGGGGGAGCCGCTCGACCACACGATTTTTTACGGGCCGCCGGGCCTGGGCAAGACAACGCTGGCGCAGATCGTGGCCCGCGAACTGGGGGCGAGTTTCCGCGCCACCTCCGGACCGGTACTTGCGAAAGCGGGGGATCTTGCGGCACTGCTGACCAACCTGCAGCCACGCGATGTCCTGTTTATCGATGAAATCCACCGCATGCACCCCGCGGTGGAGGAAATCCTGTATCCGGCGATGGAGGATTTCCAGCTTGATCTCATAATCGGGGAGGGGCCCGCGGCGCGGTCGATCCGGATCGACCTGCCGCCGTTCACCCTGGTCGGCGCGACAACCCGTACCGGCCTGATCACCACGCCGTTGCGTGAACGCTTTGGCATTCCGCTGCGGATGAATTTCTATACGGATGCCGAACTGCAATCGATTATCGAACGCGGGGCGCGACTGCTGGGCATGGCGCTGGAGTCGGAGGGGGCGGCGGAAATCGCCCGCCGGAGCCGCGGTACGCCGCGCGTCGCGGGGCGGTTGCTGCGCCGGGTGCGGGATTTCGCCTCCGTTGCGGGGCAACCGACGGTCGATGCGAAAATCGCCGACAGCGCGCTGGCCCGGCTGGATGTCGATGCGGCCGGCCTGGACGCAATGGACCGGCGGTTTCTCTCCTGCATGGCGGAGAACTATGGCGGCGGTCCGGTCGGTGCGGAAACGCTGGCGGTTGCGCTGGCCGAGCAGCGCGATGCGATAGAGGAAGTGATCGAGCCCTATCTGATCCAGCAGGGCCTGGTACAGCGGACCTCGCGCGGCCGGATACTGACCGGCAAGGGATGGACGTATCTTGGCCTCGACGCTCCCGTGGCGTCGCCGCAACAGCCCGACCTGCTGGACCAGGGGGAGGAATCCGGCCTTGTCTGA
- the ruvA gene encoding Holliday junction branch migration protein RuvA: MIARLSGILAESAEDHAVIDVGGVGYLVFCSARTLSRLPAIGEAAQVVVETHVREDHIHLYGFIDAAERGWFRLLTTVQGVGARVALAILSVLTADELVQAIAAQDKAAVSRANGVGAKLAGRIVLELRDKVGGMALGSVAALPERGGVAASGEEAVSALVNLGYSRTDAFTAIARAGQRLGENAALDELIRVGLQDMAQ; encoded by the coding sequence GTGATCGCGCGCCTGTCCGGTATTCTGGCGGAATCCGCCGAGGACCACGCGGTGATCGACGTCGGCGGTGTCGGTTACCTGGTATTCTGCTCGGCACGGACCCTGTCTCGGCTGCCGGCAATCGGTGAGGCCGCGCAGGTTGTCGTCGAAACCCATGTCCGGGAGGACCATATCCATCTGTACGGTTTTATCGACGCGGCGGAACGCGGCTGGTTCCGGTTGCTGACCACGGTGCAGGGCGTCGGCGCCCGGGTCGCGCTGGCAATCCTTTCGGTGCTGACGGCGGACGAACTGGTCCAGGCGATCGCGGCGCAGGACAAGGCGGCGGTATCGCGCGCGAATGGCGTCGGTGCAAAGCTCGCGGGCCGCATCGTCCTGGAATTGCGCGACAAGGTCGGCGGCATGGCGCTCGGTTCCGTTGCGGCGCTGCCGGAACGGGGAGGTGTTGCGGCAAGCGGCGAGGAGGCGGTCTCCGCGCTCGTCAATCTGGGCTATTCGCGTACCGATGCGTTCACCGCCATCGCCCGCGCGGGACAGCGGTTGGGCGAGAACGCCGCTCTGGATGAACTGATACGCGTGGGCCTCCAGGATATGGCGCAATGA
- a CDS encoding TIGR00282 family metallophosphoesterase, translating to MKILFCGDIVGRAGREAVIEHVPLLRRRLGLDFVIVNGENAAHGFGITGKICDELFACGVDVITGGNHTWDKSEIIPLMDRDTRLLRPANFPPATPGRGAFVYTDGAGRRIKVINLMTRLFMELLDDPFPAIQLELPPGAPKKSGFDAVIVDVHGEATSEKVALGHVCDGRASLVVGTHTHIPTADAHILVGGTGYQTDAGMCGDYDSVIGMEKQGSINNFLRKLPRERLTPADGEATLCGVYMETDSQTGLARTVSPVRCGGRLAPQMPAMAKS from the coding sequence ATGAAAATCTTGTTCTGTGGCGATATCGTCGGCCGGGCCGGCCGGGAGGCCGTTATCGAGCATGTGCCGTTGCTGCGGCGCCGGCTGGGCCTCGATTTCGTCATCGTCAATGGTGAAAATGCAGCGCATGGCTTTGGTATCACTGGAAAAATTTGCGATGAACTGTTCGCCTGCGGCGTCGATGTGATTACCGGCGGAAATCACACCTGGGACAAAAGCGAGATCATCCCGCTGATGGACCGGGACACGCGTCTGTTGCGGCCCGCGAATTTTCCGCCCGCGACGCCGGGCAGGGGCGCCTTCGTCTATACCGACGGGGCCGGTCGGCGTATCAAGGTGATCAACCTGATGACGCGGCTGTTCATGGAACTGCTTGATGACCCGTTTCCGGCCATTCAATTGGAACTGCCGCCGGGCGCGCCAAAGAAAAGCGGCTTCGATGCCGTCATTGTGGATGTGCACGGCGAGGCGACGAGCGAGAAAGTGGCGCTTGGCCATGTGTGCGACGGGCGTGCGTCCCTGGTTGTCGGCACGCATACCCACATACCGACGGCGGATGCGCATATCCTTGTCGGCGGCACCGGCTATCAGACCGATGCGGGGATGTGCGGCGACTACGATTCCGTCATCGGCATGGAGAAGCAGGGATCGATCAACAATTTCCTGCGGAAGCTGCCGCGCGAACGGCTGACGCCGGCGGACGGCGAGGCGACATTGTGCGGGGTCTATATGGAGACGGATTCGCAGACTGGGCTGGCGAGGACCGTTTCTCCGGTACGCTGCGGCGGTCGTCTGGCGCCGCAAATGCCGGCAATGGCCAAATCCTGA
- the tolR gene encoding protein TolR, producing the protein MAVNMPGAGVRGGNRKFRYTRMSEINVTPFVDVMLVLLIVFMVTAPLLTVGVPLELPQSKAASITDTDEPLVISIDAAGDIYLQESRIELANLVARLQAVTGANADIRIFVRGDASIAYGQVMQVMGEVSAAGFRKVSLLSKAPDPAKKGN; encoded by the coding sequence ATGGCTGTAAACATGCCAGGTGCGGGAGTGCGGGGCGGAAATCGGAAGTTCCGCTATACGCGCATGTCGGAAATCAACGTAACGCCTTTTGTCGACGTCATGCTGGTGCTGTTGATCGTCTTCATGGTGACTGCGCCGCTACTGACGGTCGGGGTGCCGCTGGAACTGCCGCAATCGAAAGCGGCCTCGATCACCGACACGGACGAACCGCTGGTTATTTCCATAGACGCCGCCGGCGATATCTACCTGCAGGAAAGCCGCATAGAACTGGCCAATCTGGTTGCCCGCCTGCAGGCGGTGACCGGCGCCAATGCGGACATCCGAATCTTCGTGCGCGGCGACGCCTCGATTGCCTATGGCCAGGTGATGCAGGTGATGGGCGAAGTCAGTGCGGCAGGATTCCGCAAGGTCTCGCTCCTGTCGAAAGCTCCGGACCCGGCGAAGAAAGGCAATTAA
- the ybgC gene encoding tol-pal system-associated acyl-CoA thioesterase: MSEPVATHITGVRVYYEDTDSEGIVYYANYLKFAERGRTEMLRVAGIDHPSLWETHGVGFAVRRVSVDYFRPARLDDALTVYSRMTDIRGASLCAEQAVWRGEEELVRLEVRLACVNRAGRPARMPSPLRAALHAIQNDV, from the coding sequence TTGTCTGAACCGGTCGCCACCCATATCACGGGAGTCCGGGTGTACTATGAGGATACCGACTCCGAAGGGATCGTCTATTATGCCAATTACCTCAAATTCGCCGAGCGCGGCCGCACTGAAATGCTGCGCGTGGCCGGCATCGACCACCCGTCTTTATGGGAAACACACGGGGTCGGCTTCGCGGTGCGCCGCGTATCGGTGGATTATTTCCGGCCGGCGCGGCTGGATGACGCCCTTACGGTGTATTCGCGGATGACGGACATCCGCGGCGCATCGCTATGCGCGGAACAGGCTGTCTGGCGCGGGGAAGAGGAACTCGTGCGTCTTGAGGTGCGGCTTGCCTGTGTCAACCGCGCCGGCCGGCCCGCCAGGATGCCGTCGCCACTTCGGGCCGCACTTCACGCAATTCAGAACGACGTTTAA
- a CDS encoding YebC/PmpR family DNA-binding transcriptional regulator produces MAGHSKFKNIMYRKGAQDKRRASQFSKFGREITVAAKMGGADPDMNPRLRTAILAARGGNMPKDNIDRAIRKGAGAGDGDDYEEVRYEGYGPGGIAIIVESLTDNRNRTASEVRTAFAKNGGNLAETGAVSFMFDYLGEIRYPAELDGKALEADSVFEAALNAGAQDVTSSEDGHEIYCDPGDLHAVSSELEKTIGVPVSVKLVWKPQNSIEVDEDTAGTLLKLLDALDESDDVQNVSANFEIADDILERLTA; encoded by the coding sequence ATGGCGGGCCATTCAAAATTCAAGAACATCATGTACCGGAAGGGCGCGCAGGATAAGCGGCGCGCCAGCCAGTTTTCCAAATTCGGCCGCGAAATCACTGTAGCGGCCAAGATGGGCGGGGCGGACCCGGATATGAATCCGCGCCTGCGGACAGCCATTCTTGCGGCGCGCGGCGGCAATATGCCCAAGGATAATATCGACAGGGCGATCAGGAAAGGCGCCGGCGCCGGCGACGGCGACGATTACGAGGAAGTCCGCTACGAAGGCTATGGCCCCGGCGGCATCGCCATTATTGTGGAATCCCTGACAGATAACCGGAACCGGACGGCCTCCGAAGTCCGTACCGCTTTCGCCAAGAATGGCGGGAACCTGGCGGAAACGGGTGCTGTCAGTTTCATGTTCGATTACCTGGGTGAAATCCGCTATCCGGCGGAACTGGACGGAAAGGCGCTGGAGGCTGACTCGGTGTTCGAGGCGGCGCTGAACGCCGGCGCCCAGGATGTGACGTCCTCCGAAGACGGGCATGAGATCTATTGCGATCCGGGCGACCTGCACGCCGTCAGCAGTGAACTCGAGAAGACGATCGGCGTGCCGGTGTCGGTAAAGCTCGTCTGGAAGCCGCAGAACAGTATCGAGGTGGACGAGGATACGGCGGGCACGCTTCTGAAGCTGCTCGATGCGCTCGACGAAAGCGACGATGTCCAGAACGTGTCGGCCAATTTCGAAATTGCCGACGATATCCTCGAACGACTGACAGCGTGA